The genomic window GGCATGAACTCGGCCTATTTGAGCGACGCGTGCTCCTTTGGGGCTCGCCACACCCGGCAAACACAGTTACAGCGGCGCGTTTGGATCCCATCGTCGCTCTTCGGCCCACCTCAGCCAAGAGAGGCACTACCGCGCGTGACTGTGCTGAGCCCCGACCGTGTACAGGACGACGCTAGAGCTCTCAACCAAACGTGCCTGGACCGTGACCTCAGGAAGCCTGGCCATGTCGTCGGAGCGCCATGACCCGCGCTCCAAACCGGTAGCACCCAGTTAGCCAAGATAAAGCGCGGGCGCCCACGCCTGGGTTTCGTGCTCACTTCCCGCGGGAAGCCCAGGACTTAGCTCCGACGGGCAACTGCAGGTTGCGGCCCGGGTGTAGGGGCCCGCTTCGAGGCAGGGCACGCTTGTTGCCCTCTTGGCGGATGCATGAACGGCGAGGTCGCCAAGCCTTCGAAGCGGAAGCGGAAGAGCGGGCCCCACCACCTGCCCCGCGTCGTGTGGCGACCACCTCAGGTATTGCGGGAGAGTCTCGATGCTTGGGCCTGGGAGCACGGGTTGGCCCGGGCCACCGCGGCAACCGAGCTCGTCGGCCGCGCTCTCCAGGGGGACAACGATGCCCTAAGCGAGGGAGCCGCGAACGAGACCCTGGATGAAATCGACAATGTCCGAACGGATCTTCGTGGTTTGGGGGCTCGACTGGCCGAGCTTCGCAGCCAGCTGGACACGCTCGGCCCCGCCACGCTGGCCGTGGAGCAGATCGTGGCCTATTGGCTGAGTCGGGATCCTGCGAACCGAAAGCTGGGTGAGACGCCAGAGATGCTGGAGGAGCAGCTCATCATCGAGATGAACCGCCGTGGCGCCGACAACTGGAATCTCCTCCACGAAGGCCAGGCGGGAGGGGGCCCCAGGCCGTGGGAGCCGCCGCCGGCACCGCTCCGAGGAGCCGTTGAGCGGCACATCTTGTACTGGGAGCGCCGCACACCGCCGGCTCAGCACGGGCAAGTCCAAGTGAGTCCTAGCAAGGAACGCCGGATCCGTTCTTTCGCTGCGTGCAACGGTTGCAAGCCGCGGGTGGCTCTCGAAGCCCTGCTCGACTTTGCCCTCTCGGCCGCGGGGGAGCCGGGAGTCCCCGCGTCGCAAACGGAAGAGATCATGGCCGCACTAACCGAGGTTCGGTGCTTCCTCGGGAGTCTCCGCACTCAGCTCCTGGCCTGCGCCCGCGACGCCGGACTCGTGGGCGAGCTCGTGGCGGGCCTGGCCCCCCTCCTCTCGCTGCTGTGCACGCAAGACCCGGGAATCCGGCACCCTGCGCTGCAGGGCGGGAGGCTGAGGATCGCGCCCGACGAGCTCTACGCCCGGCTGTCGGCTTACATCTCCTCGCAGGGTGCCTCTCGGTGGGACGCGCGTGTTCAGAGCCTCCTCGACGTCCCAGCTCCGGAGGGGCGACCCGTCAAGGGCGAGTCCGTGCGCCCTCGGCCGAGGAAGGGCGAGGAAGGCGGGGAGGGCTCCTGATGCATGTCATCCGAGGTCATTACCACCGGGACTCCGCTCGGGCCGGGCGGTACATCCACTACATCTCCCACCGCGAGGAGCGGCTCCCCCGCGGCGAGCGCCGCGAGATTCACGGGATTGGCGAGCGCTACAAGGAAGTCGCCCGCATGGTGCCCGACGCTCTCGAGCGTGAGCGGGCCTACCAGCGCTTGATTCAGGAGGATGCTCAGCAGCTCCGCCGACCGGTCTTCCACCAGCCAGTCTTTACCGTGGACGACAGGGCAGCGGCGGAGCTTGCCAGACTATCCCGGGCAGAAGCCGAAAGGCAGCTAAGCGACGCCTTGGCTAGGGCCGTGCGGGGCACGATGGCGGGACGAAGCATCCAGGGTGTGTACGCCATCCATTGGCACGGGGGAGACAGCCGTCCGGCTCACCCTCACATACACGCCCTTTTTAGCCCCTTGCGGCGGGACGGCCAGAGTCTCTACCTACCGAAGAGCGAGCTCCGCGCTCTTGGCGGGGCCTGGACTCAAGGAGTCGAATGGAGCTCCCTCCATCAGCAGGCTCACGCTGCCCGCCCCACCCCGGGCCCCATGAGCCAGCCTAGGATCGACTGTTGGATGAGGGGCACAGCCATGGCCCAAGCCATCCGGCAGGCTTCCTTTCCACGGCAGCTTCATCGGGGCCCCCTGGAGATGGTGGCCAAGGCGGCCTCGGTTACTCCCGCGCTGGCAGAGTGCCTCCCCGTGGCAATCGTGGCCGCGAGGATCGCAAGAGATCCCCTGCCCACGCTCCTCCGCCTAGCTGCCCAGACGGCACTCCAGCCCCTCCCCAGACCCGTCTCCGCCATTGCGCGTGCTGTCTACGGTCTCTCGCGAACCCTCAGGCCCCAGCCATGAGCGGGTTGGCTGTTCAAGACCCACGATTCCGCCGAAAGTGGCGAGAGGTATCCATCCCAAGGCCCGCCGCCCTCCCCCGCTACTCTCCAGCAAAGACTTGGGGGACTCGAACGGCCTCGCGGTTGCATGGCACTCGGCGTGCTGAGTCAAGCCCCGAGGAGGCCCCTTGGGGAGCGCTCGACCGAACGAGAGCCCCGGCCGAGCGTTGCTACCGAGAACAGGCTGCCCGGGGTTACTGGACCTGACTCGGTGTCCCCTAGTAGTACCGTGGCTTCTTGATTTGGCCCACCTGACCGGCGCACGCCAGGAAGGGCCGGAGGTATTAGCAAGTGGAGCAACGAGATCCCCGTCGACGTTCTGGCCTTGGCAGCGGGAAGCGTGAACGGCGCGTCGAGGACGCCGAATTCTGGATCTATTGGCAGCTTCCGAATGGGCGTTCTGGCAAGCTGGGCCCGTTTTGCCGGTTCCTTGACGCATCCGCTGCGTTCAATAGCTGTAATGAATCAGATGTCGATGGTTTTACCGCTGTGCGCCTGCGCTGGCGTACGTGACCGTGCCCACCCCGGGCTGTACGTGGGACCAGACAGGGCCAGCCGAGCAGGACCGCATGTCCCAGGCAGCGGCGCTGAGGTCATCAGTCCACGCCACCCCTCGCGTCTCCTAGGAGTGAGCCATGTTGCTAGCTGAGTGCCCAGCATGCGGGCCACTCCCAGTCCGGGCTCGGGGGGCTCCGATCTCTTGGAGGACCGGACGTTCGCCCAATCGGAGCGAGAGACGCGCCTCACGCTGGCGGCTGTCACCCTGGTTGGTCTTCAGGGCTACCTGGAAGGTCTCGACGACGAGCTCTTCACTCATGTGACTCGGGCTGCCCTGCGGGCGGCAGCTCTAAGAGCAGAGGCGTGCCCACCCAAAGCCCCCCTCCCCGAGCCCACGCCGCCCGTCGGGACCGGGCAGGGGCTGGCCAAGACAGTCGAACCCGACTGCCCATCCGTTCGTGGTACCTTGGCACCCTGATTGGCCCCCAAGACTCCTACTGGCCCGCCACCCCGGAGCAGGAGTGAGGAGGAAAGCATGAGGCGCTGGATCTTGGCCGTCGTGGCCCTTCTGGGCTTTGCCCTCCATCTGGCTGGCCAGGACGCTGCCCCGGCGGTGATGCCCGTCGGGCTTCAGGGCTACAAGGCCGATCCCGCCTGGCCGCAGAGACCGGCCGGGATCACGTGGGGCGAGATCCCGGGTGTGGCCGTCGACGCGCGGGACAACGTTTGGGTCTTCTCGCGTGAGGCGCCCCACCTGCAGGTCTATGCGCCCGATGGAAAGCTTCTGAAGACATGGCCCGAACTCGAGCACAAACGGGCCCACCACATCAAGGTAGACCCCGAAGGCGGCATCTGGCTCTCTGACGTGGGCCTTCACACCGTCCGCAAGTTCACGCCCGAGGGCAAGCTGCTCCTCACTCTGGGCACCCCCGGCGTTCCCGGCGAGGACCGCACGCACATGAATCAGCCCACGGACATGGCGATCGTGCCGAGCGGCGACATCTTCGTTTCCGACGGCTACGGCAACAATCGCGTGGTCCACTTCGACGGGAAGGGCGGGTTCGTGAAGGCCTGGGGCAGGCGAGGCAATGGGCCCGGCGAATTCAACCTTCCCCATGCAATCACCGTCGACTCCAAAGGCCGGCTTTACGTGGCCGACCGATCGAACGCACGGATCCAGGTATTCGACCAGAGCGGCACCTTCGTCGAGCAGTGGCGCAACCTGCTCGTGCCCTGGAGCCTGTGGATCACTCCCCAGGACGAGATCTGGACATCGGGCTCCTCGCCGACCCTGGCCTTCGATCCGCGGGGAATGACGGGACTCCCTCCCCCGGACCAGGCGTTCATGCGGCTGAACACTGCCGGCAAACTGCTCGAGCTCTGGTGCCCGCGGCTGGGAGCGGATGGCCAGGAGAAGCCCGGTGAGACCAACTGGGTCCATGCCCTGGCCGCGGACTCGAAGGGCAACCTTTACGCCGGCGACATCAGGGGCCACCGGGTGCAGAAGTTCGTCCGGGTGCGGTGAGGCAGCTAGCCAAGGTCCGCCGGCCGCAGGGGTAGTCTCCGAATACGACGACCGGTGGCGGCAAAGACCGCGTTGAGGACGGCCGGGGCCACAAGCGGGACCGGAGGCTCACAGATCCCCGAAGGCTGAGCGACGGTGGCGGGAAGGAGATGCGTCTCCACCCGGGGCATGTCCTTGAGACGCGGCACCGCGTAGTCACCGTAGCTTCCCTGTTGGACGCGCCCGTTCGCGATCGTGATCTCGCCGAAGAGGACGGTCGCCAAGCCCCACACCACACCGCTCTCGATCTGTTCCTCGACCCCCAGGGGATTCACGACCGGCCCGCAGTCCACCGCGACGACGATCCGGTCCACCCTCACCGTGCCATCCGACACCGTGACCTCGGCACACATGGCCATGTGGGTATCGCCGTCGTACACGTTGGCGGCGATGCCGCGGCCGCGGCCCTGGGGGAGCGGCTGGCCCCAGCCCCCCTGCGCGGCGGCCGTCTGCAGGACCCGACGCAGGCGGCCGCGGTCGATGGTAAGGCTTCCGACGTGAAGTACGGGAGCATCGAGGAGGTCCAGCCGAAGCTGGCAAGGGTCGCGTTTCGCCATCGCCGCCACTTCATCGAGGAAGGACTCCCGCGCGAAGGTGCAGGACGGCGAGAACACGGCCCGCCAGGGGCCCGAGGGCACAGGTGAATCCACGAGGACGTAGTCCGTCTCGATGGCGGGTATCGCGTAAGGGATGTCGTAGGCCCCCCAAGACAGATCCTGCCAAGTGGCGGGATCCTTGGCCTCGGCCTCGGTCGGGGGAGGGAAGATCGACAGGTACGAACCCGCCTTGCGATGACCCCAGGCGACGAGGGCCCCGCTCGGGTCCAGGCCCGCCGTGAGGCGGTGCGCGGAGGCAGGCTGGAAGTGCCCGTGGCGCATGTCGTCCGGGCGTGTCCACATCACTTGGACGCGGGCCCCGATCGCCTTCGACACCTGGACCGCTTCGAGAGCGTAGTCGAGGCCCAGACGGCGGCCGAACCCACCGCCGATCAGCGTCACGTTCACGACGACTGCTTCCTTTGGCAGGCCGAGGATCTTGGCCGCCTCGTCGCGCACCTCTTCCGGCGCCTGGGTCGGCGACCATACCTCGCAAGCCCCGGGGCGTACATCGGCGATGGTGTTCATCGGCTCGAGGGGCGCGTGGGCCTGAAAGGGATATTCGTAGACCGCGTCGAGGGTTCGAGCCGCGTTGGCGAGGGCGTCGAGGCCCGCGCCTTCACGGCGGCTCGGGTGTCCCGGACGCTTTGTGGCCTCGGCCAATCGCGCGCGGAAGACCCCGGAATCAAACCCCGCGTTCGGTCCGTCCTCCCAGACGACGTCCAGGGCCCCGCGTCCCTTCTGCGCGGCCCAGGTGTCGCTGCCCACGACCGCGATGCCGCTCGGGATCTCCACCACTTGGCGCACGCCGGGAACCGCCCGCGCCCGGGTCGCATCGAAGTGCGTGACGCGCCCCCCGATCACGGGGGAGCGCTCCACGGCGCCGTAGAGCAGGCCGGGCACGCGCGTGTCGAGGCCGTAGCGCGCGTGGCCAGTCACGATTCGGGGGGCGTCCAGCCGTAGGGTCGGACGGCCGATGAGCCGAAACTGCCCGGGATCTTTGAGCCGGGGGTCTGCGGGCACCTTCAGCTTGGAGGCTGCCTCCACGAGCGACCCGTAGCCGAGCCGCCGTCCGGTGGGGCTGTGGACAACCGCACCCACTTCCGAGCGGCACTCGCCCGCCTCAACTCCCCAGCGCGCCGCCGCCGCGGAGACCAGCATCTCGCGGGCCGCTGCGCCCGCCTTGCGAAGGGCGCCCCAGGACCCGTAGACGCTGCTGCTCCCGCCCGTGCGCAGCCTACGAAAGTTTGGTCCCGGCACGGCCTGGATGAGGGAGACCCCCGCGAGGTCCACGTCCAGCTCCTCGGCCACGAGCATGGGCAGCGCCGTCCTGACACCCTGTCCCATCTCCGACTTGCCGACGGTGATCGTGACCGCGCCGTTGCCGTCGATTCGTAGCCAGGCGTTGGGACTGAACGCCCCCGCCTCCGTGGCCACCGCCACCCTTCCCGCCCAGCCAATTTCGAGCAGGAGCGCCGTTCCGGACAGGGAAGTGGCGCGCAGAAACTCGCGGCGGGTGGCGCTCATCGGCCCGCCGCCCCCGCGCGTTTCACCGCTCGGCGGATTCGCGCGTAGGTGCCGCAACGGCACACGGAGTCGGACATGGCGGCGTCGATCTGGGCGTCGGTGGGACGGGGGTTTTCCCTCAGGAGCGCGGCGGCATTCATGATCATCCCCGGCTGGCAATATCCGCATTGGGCCACGTCCTCTTCGAGCCAGGCTCGCTGGACGGGGTGGCTCCCGTCCTTGGACAGACCCTCGATGGTGGTGATGGAGGCGAGGGCTACGTCCGGCAGGACGACTTGGCACGACCGCACCGCCCGCCCGTCGACATGGACGGTGCAGGCCCCGCATATCCCGACGCCGCAGCCGTACTTGGTGCCCGTGAGATCCAGCCGATCGCGCAGGATCCAAAGGAGGGGCATGTCGGCGGGGGCGTCGACGGAACGGGATTCACCGTTCACTTTGAGGCGAAAGACAGGCATGGAGCCCTCCCGAGGAGCGTACTTGCCGGCGAGACGAGAGCCGGGGGGCGCCTGTTCCGTCGCCGATTGCAAAATGATGTGAGGTCGGCGGTGACGCTCGCTGGCGGTCGGTTCGCGTCCGCACCCCGTCCGTTTCTGTCCGCTAGGGCGCTCGCCCGCTGACTACTCCCGGGCTCCCCCTGGGATCCCGTCGGGCTCGGGCGGGGTCGGGGACTCCCGCGCCGCCGATCAGCCCATCCACTGCGGATTGTGCGCGGTGCCGTCGAACTGGTTGGTGGTCTTGAACAGCTCGTACTGCCCGGTGAGGGCCGCCTGCCGCGTCTTGGCGAGGAGCGCCGCCACTTGCCCCCGCGAGGGCGGCCGGAACGTGCGAGCCGCCTCCAGGGCCTGGTCGAGGCGTTCCATGCTCTCGCAACCCGTGATCACGACCGACGTCGGAAGGCCCAGTGCGTAGTGGAGACACTCGACGGGAGTGACCGTCCCGCTCTTCAGGAGCAGGCCGTCGCCCATGGGCTTCATGCCCAGCACGGCGATGCCTTGCTGGACGAGCCGGGGAACGAGCTTCTCGAAGCTACGGAAGTGCGCGTCCATGGGGTTGAGTGGCATCTGGCAGGCGTCGAACGCGAACCCGTGGGCTTCGGCGACCTCCAGCATGCGCAAGTGCACGGCGGGATCCTTGTGGCCAGTGAAGCCGATGTAGCGGATCTTGCCCGCCTTTTTCGCATCCTGCAGCGCTTCGAGCGGCCCGTCGGCGGCGAAGAAGCGGTCGGGGTCCTCCATCCGGATGTTCTCGTGGTACTGCATGAGGTCGATGGTGTTGCACGCCAGGCGCTGCAGCGATTCGTTGATCTGCCGCTCCGTGGACGCTTTGGTGCGGCCGTCGAACTTCGTCATGAGGAAGACGCGCTGCCGATAGCCGTCGCGGAGGGCCTGTCCCATGCGCCGCTCGCTCTCCCCGTCGTGGTAGTCCCAGCAGTTGTCCATGAACGTGATGCCGCGGTCGATCGCGCTGCGAATGATCCGGATCCCTTCGCGCGCGTCCTGAGGGCGGCCAATGTGATGGCCGCCGAGCCCGATCGCGGAGACCTTCTCGCCGGTGCGGCCGAGCATGCGATAAGGCATGTCCTTCGAACCTTCGTCCGGGTCTCTACCTCGAGCGCCCGCCCGCTGCTCCCCGGCGGCATTGGTTCCGCCGGTCACGCCGCCCACGGTGAGCGCCGCCATGGCCTCCAGGGCTTCTCTCCTCTTCATGACCACCTCCCGTGGCTGCTAAAGCGGCGTCCCACGGCGGATCGCGTCATCTGGCCCGAGACCACTACGATGCAAGCGGTTGCAGAATACTACAGTCCGGCCCGCTCACCTCCCCTCAACGCGTCCAGCGGAGGGACAGGTCCTTCTTGAGGCGGCCGAGGCGCACCTCCAGCCGGTAGGTCTCGCCCGGACGGAAGCGCGATCCGATGTCCCGGGTCCGGACCTGGTCCTCCCAACTCACTTCCACCCGCACCTGATGTGTGCCTGGCATGACATCCAGCACCTCCGTCAGCACGCCGCCCTTGAGCTTGAAGAGCACGAGGTCCTTCGTGACCTCGCCCCTCACTCTCTCCACGAGCAGCTCCTCGCCGTCGAGCCAGAGCCGAACGCGGCCCGACTCGAGGGGGTATTCGAAGTCGACCACGACCCGGGCGGGCTGGGCGAGGGGGGAGGGAGCGGGGGACGCCGGCTCGGGCACGGCCGGCAGTGTCGCCGGAGCGGGCGCGGCGGCGGGGGTCGACGTGACTGGCGCCGGCTGGGAAGGGTTGATCAAGTGACGGCTCCAAACGAGGCCGGTCAGAGCGAGAAAAAGCGCGACCACGAGCACCAGGGTCCGAGCGGGCAGCCGCCGTCCGTTGCCCTTCCGACCTGCCCGGAGTGCGGGGGGGAGGGGTGGGATCGGTTCGGCCGACCCCGGGGCAGGCCCTACCGTGATCGTGGGCATGAAAGCGGCCGGTCCCAGCTCCGCAACCAGCGTGGCTTCTATCTCCGGGGGGGAGGGCGGGGGTTGCACCCACCCTGCGCGGTGCCGGGGTGCTCGCCCGTTGGTGATGTCCTCCAGGTCCTCAGCCAAGCAGCGGGCCTCTGGATAGCGGTCCTGCCGGGACTTGGCGAGTGAGCGTGCAATCACATAGTCAACGGCTGCCGGGAGACTGGAATCGAGTGCCCCGGGCGGGACCGGGTTCTGATTCACTACCCGCCCGAGGATCTGCATCACGCTCTCGCCTTCGAAGGCCTGCCTCCCCGTCAGGAGGGCGTAGGCCACCGATCCCAGCGAGAAGATGTCGCTGCGCGCGTCGACCTTCTCGCTCAAGGCCTGCTCGGGCGACATGTAGAGCGGCGTGCCGAAGAACTGGCCCGCCGCCGTCAGGTGTACCGCTTGCAGCTTGGCGATCCCGAAGTCCAAGACCTTGGGCTGCCCCGAGGGCGGGAGAATGATGTTCGCGGGCTTGATGTCACGGTGCACCACCCCCTTTTCGTGGGCGTGCTGGAGGGCCTCGGCCACGCGGCGGATGATCTGGAGGCTCTCCTTCCACGGGAACCGGACACCCTTCCCGATGATGGCGGCCAGGCTCTCCCCGGGCAGGCGCTCGAAGGCAATGAAGAGCAGGCCGCTCTCCTCGTCGCGCCCCACGTCGTGAACCACCACGATCCCGGGGTGCGAGAGCCGTGCCGCGATACGCGCCTCGGCGGCGAAGCGCCGCTCGAAGTCCTCGCGGTCGGCGGGGAGGGTGACATAGGTCGGGTTGATGGTCTTGAGGGCGACGACGCGGCTCAGCGCCGGATCGTGGGCTTCGTAGACGACGCCCATCATCCCGCGGCCGAGCTCGCGCTGGATTTCGTATCGTCCGATCGTTCCAGGGAGACGTGTCATCCGTGCGGCGATCCAGGCGCCGGCCTTGCCGACCTCCAGGCGGCTCGGTCGTGATTCTACCGTGGGTCAGAGTGATTCGGCCTGGCGCTATTGCGGCCTGAGCAGGCAGCGGCGGGCAGCCTCGCGTGGATCGAGGAGGTTGGGGAGACCGGCCGCGGCCGCCGTCGTTTGGCTCTTTCCGTCCCGATTCAGGCCCCTGGCCCCCTGGAGGTGGTGGTGAGGATCGCGTCCGCCAGGCGGGCGGCCGCCTTCGGGTGGTTGCCCAGAAAGAGGTAGGGCTCGATGAGCTCGACCTCCATGAGGGTCAGGCCCCCTTCCGCCGCGACGGCGTCTATCCGAGCGTAGGCCCAAGGGCCCTTGATGTAGTGGGCAACCGCCTCGGCCCCGGAGAGGGCCGAGCGGGGTGGAGTCTCCGTGAGAGCGCTGCCCCCGTACTCGGCCTGGACACGGAAGTCACCCGCGGCCGGTCGCTTGAGCACCGCATGGCTGAACTCGCCCCCCAGGAACACGAAGGACCACTCGCCCTCCTTTTCGATCTCCCTGAGGAACGGCTGCACGAGGACGTCGCCCTCCGCCGTGAGCTCGTGCAAGGCGCGATGGGCATCCTCGCTCGCAGCGTTTTGCGCGGAGATGCGCCAGGTCCGGAATGCCGAGGCGGATACCGCGGGCTTGACGACGGCTTCCGACCACCCTCGTTCCCGAAGCAAACGGCCCAGATCGACGGTCGATCCGCGCTCGAGCCAGGCGGTGGGGACGACGGGCAGGCCCGCCGCCTTCAGCTCCTGCAGATACGACTTGTGCGCGTTGGAGCGGACCAGGGGAGCGGGGTTCCACAGCTGTACCCCATCCGCCTCGACGCGGTCGAGCCAACCCAGGAACTCGGAGAGCCGCAGGTGGTAATCCCAGCAGGAGCGAATGACCACGAGCTCGAACGTGGTCCAGCGCACGTCGGGGTCGTTCCACACCACCGGCCGCGCGCTGACGCCGCGCCGCGATAGCTCGTCCACCAGGAGGCGATCGTCCTCCGTCAGATCGGGAACTCTGGCGCAAGTCGCGACGGCGACCTTCATTCTCGGCGCCCGGGGCCGACCCGCAGCCGGCCCGGCTCCTTTTCTCTTCTCGTCAAGTGGCCTCCCGCCTCCCTTGCGCGCGACCGTCTCCCGAAGTGCGCCGCCCAACCCACTCGATCCTGGCGGGTGTTCTCGGCATCGGTGTGGCCGCCGCCGACGGGCTCTCGGTGCGAGCCGAGGGACAGGATACGCCATGTAGGCTTCCCCTTTTTCCGGGTCCGGACCCAAGCCTCCGCGCAGCAATCCTCGTCTGATCACTTCACGCGGGAGCCCGTGGCTCACCCGTCTTGACAGGAGGTCGCATATCGATATATCTCTATACTCATGTACCAACATACCAACAACCAATTGGAGAGGGGAAAGTCATGATGCAGCCGATCCTTCTGCTCGGTGCACTCGCCATGAGCTCGCCGAGCCCAGAGCCCTTTGTGCCCGCGCGACTGACGAGGTCCTATACGCAGCACCTCGACGCGCCTCCGGGTGTGGTCTTTCCGCTCCTCGGGCCCGTGCAGGAGAAACAGTGGGCGCACGGCTGGGATCCGGCGTTCGTTTATCCGCCGGGCGGGGTGGACGAGAGGGGATGCGTGTTCATGACCGGCGGCGGGGCCAGCGTGTGGATACTCACGGTGTTTGACGCGCCGGGCCTGCGGGTGGGGTATGTGCAGGTCACACCTGGCGTACGAGTGGCGGAGTTGAGCATCACGCTGGCCCCCGCGGGGACGACGGGAACCGTAGCCGTGATCTCGTATACCTGGACCGCCCTCTCCGCCAAGAGCAATGAGTTCATGGAGGCCCATCGTGGCCCGCTGTTCGAAGAGGGCATGCGGGAGTGGGAGGCTGGGTTCAACGCTTATTTGAGGGGGCGGGCGAAGGAGTAGGGAGCGACATGGACATAGGTATCTTTCAGCTCTTGCCCCAACCCGAGGGGCTATCCGACCGGGACGTGATCGCGCAGGCAGAGTGGGAAGTGGACCTGGCAGAGGCCGGGGGTTACAGCAGCGTCTGGGTGACCGAGCACCACTTGTCGCCCTTCGGGCTCGTGGGGGCGCCCTCCGTCTATGCGGCCGCGGTTGCCGCGCGGACGGAGCGGATCACGATAGGTTACGGAGTTGCGGTCGTTCCTCTGCATCACCCCCTGCGGCTCGCGGAGGAGATCGCATGGATCGATCACCTTAGCCGGGGTCGTTTGATTGTGGGTGTCGGTCCCGGTTTCAGCCCCTATGAGTTCGCTGCGTTCGGCGTGCCGCTTGGCGACCGTCACCGGCGTCTGGAGGAGGGGCTTGCTATCCTGCGGGGGGCGCTGGGACAGTCGTCGTTCGCGCATTCGGGTGACTACTGGACCTTTCCTCGCGTCGCGTTGAGGCCGCGGCCCTACCACGGAGCGGTGCCCCCCTTCCTGCGAGCCTGCTCGAGCCTCGAGTCTGTCCGACAGGCCGCCCATGAAGGGACGCCCCTCATGCTCGGCCTTAAGTCCAATCCGGAGATTGCCGAGAGAGTCAAGGCGTACCGAGCGATCCGAAGCGAGCTCGGCCTGTCTGCGGCCGAGATCGATCGTGAGGTGGCCGCCTTCCGTGTCCTGCGCCGCGTCAGCGTGGCCGACACGGACGAGGGCGCCCTGGCCGCCGTGAAGCAGGCTTTGATCTGGGAAGGGGAGACCGCCCGGAGAGTGCATGGTCCCGCGACCCCCGGGGCCGGGGCTACAACCGCTGATGGTGGTGCCGTACGGGATGGGGGGGAGGTCTCGGGCGCGTGCGTCGGAACCCCGGCGACAGTGGCGGCCGAGCTGGTCGCCCTACGGAACCTCGGCATCCAGCACGTGATCGCGTGGCTCAACTTCGGCGACATGCCGTACGCCAGGGTCCGGCGATCGATGGAGCTCATGGCGCAAGAGGTCATCCCCCTCGTCGTGGAGGACGTGTCGGAAGAGTCAAGCGTGGCGAAGGCGAAAGTCGGATAGGGCGGGGGAAGTCGCGGCCCGGCGAAACTTGTTGTGGACGCGGTCGCGACGCGCGGCCTCTCTGCACCGTGCAGCTTTGCTCTTGACGGCCCACGCACCTCTGGCATAGGGTCGCACGCGGAGGTGAGGGCTATGCGAAACCGGCTGAAGG from Vicinamibacteria bacterium includes these protein-coding regions:
- a CDS encoding LLM class flavin-dependent oxidoreductase, with product MDIGIFQLLPQPEGLSDRDVIAQAEWEVDLAEAGGYSSVWVTEHHLSPFGLVGAPSVYAAAVAARTERITIGYGVAVVPLHHPLRLAEEIAWIDHLSRGRLIVGVGPGFSPYEFAAFGVPLGDRHRRLEEGLAILRGALGQSSFAHSGDYWTFPRVALRPRPYHGAVPPFLRACSSLESVRQAAHEGTPLMLGLKSNPEIAERVKAYRAIRSELGLSAAEIDREVAAFRVLRRVSVADTDEGALAAVKQALIWEGETARRVHGPATPGAGATTADGGAVRDGGEVSGACVGTPATVAAELVALRNLGIQHVIAWLNFGDMPYARVRRSMELMAQEVIPLVVEDVSEESSVAKAKVG